A genomic region of Streptomyces rimosus contains the following coding sequences:
- a CDS encoding mechanosensitive ion channel family protein, with translation MFWSASPAAATPGPHRRASLDDATEKATNAAGWVEENWATWLTSALQIALIIVIAVILRHVIRRTITKLIERMNRTATAAQGTALGGFLVNAERRRQRSEAIGSVLRSVASFVIMGTAALTVLSVLKINLAPLLASAGVAGVAIGFGARNLVTDFLSGVFMILEDQYGVGDEIDAGVATGTVVEVGLRVTKLRGPNGAIWYIRNGEVKRIGNLSQGWSTATVDVMIAPNQDLDRARQVITAVGEEMSKAEPWNEQLWEPVEVLGLSEVHLDSVTISVSAKTMPGKALGIERELRWRIKKALDTEGITLAPRPTTPLTDEPTTPDPSAAVAAPSALASPTSPQSLAAAPIPAPNLSK, from the coding sequence GTGTTCTGGTCCGCTTCCCCAGCCGCCGCGACGCCCGGCCCGCACCGCCGCGCGTCGCTCGACGACGCCACGGAGAAGGCCACCAACGCCGCCGGATGGGTGGAGGAGAACTGGGCGACCTGGCTCACCTCCGCCCTGCAGATCGCGCTGATCATCGTCATCGCCGTCATCCTGCGGCATGTGATCCGGCGCACGATCACCAAACTCATAGAGCGGATGAACCGCACCGCGACGGCCGCCCAAGGCACCGCGCTGGGCGGGTTCCTGGTCAACGCCGAGCGCCGCCGGCAGCGCTCCGAGGCCATCGGCTCGGTACTGCGCAGCGTCGCCTCCTTCGTCATCATGGGCACCGCCGCGCTCACGGTGCTGTCCGTCCTGAAGATCAACCTGGCGCCGCTGCTGGCCAGCGCTGGCGTCGCGGGCGTCGCCATCGGCTTCGGCGCCCGCAACCTCGTCACCGACTTCCTCTCCGGCGTCTTCATGATCCTGGAGGACCAGTACGGCGTCGGCGACGAGATCGACGCGGGCGTGGCCACCGGTACGGTCGTCGAGGTCGGCCTGCGCGTCACCAAGCTGCGCGGCCCGAACGGCGCCATCTGGTACATACGCAACGGCGAGGTCAAGCGCATCGGCAACCTCAGCCAGGGCTGGTCCACCGCCACCGTCGACGTCATGATCGCCCCGAACCAGGACCTGGACCGCGCCCGCCAGGTCATCACGGCCGTCGGCGAGGAGATGTCCAAGGCCGAACCCTGGAACGAACAGCTCTGGGAACCGGTCGAGGTCCTCGGCCTCAGCGAGGTCCACCTCGACTCCGTCACGATCAGCGTCTCCGCCAAAACGATGCCCGGCAAGGCCCTGGGCATAGAACGCGAACTCCGCTGGCGCATAAAGAAGGCCCTGGACACCGAAGGCATAACCCTGGCCCCCCGCCCCACCACCCCCCTGACCGACGAGCCCACGACCCCGGACCCCAGCGCCGCGGTGGCCGCACCATCGGCCCTGGCAAGCCCGACGTCGCCGCAGTCGTTGGCGGCTGCGCCTATTCCGGCGCCTAATTTGAGTAAGTAG
- a CDS encoding HNH endonuclease — protein sequence MPHVLVLNASYEPLGVVPLRRALILVLNEKAVSLEESGALMHSATRVMPAPSVVRLKRFVRVPFRGPVPLTRRALFARDGGRCMYCGGVATSVDHVVPRSRGGQHTWENVVAACRRCNHVKADRHVAEIGWRLRHQPAPPSGLAWRIIGTGHRDPRWLPYLQPYGADDALARIDAVSA from the coding sequence GTGCCGCATGTCCTGGTCCTCAACGCGTCGTACGAGCCGCTCGGCGTCGTACCGCTCCGCCGCGCGCTCATCCTCGTCCTCAATGAAAAGGCCGTGAGCCTTGAGGAGTCCGGCGCCCTGATGCACAGCGCGACCCGTGTGATGCCCGCCCCGAGTGTGGTCCGCCTCAAGCGGTTCGTGCGGGTGCCCTTTCGCGGTCCCGTCCCCCTGACCCGTCGAGCCCTGTTCGCCCGTGACGGCGGACGCTGCATGTACTGCGGTGGCGTCGCAACCAGCGTCGACCACGTCGTCCCGCGCAGTCGCGGCGGCCAGCACACCTGGGAGAACGTGGTCGCCGCCTGCCGCCGTTGCAACCACGTCAAGGCCGACCGGCATGTCGCCGAGATCGGCTGGCGGCTGCGGCATCAGCCCGCCCCGCCGTCCGGCCTGGCCTGGCGGATCATCGGTACGGGGCATAGGGACCCCCGTTGGCTGCCATATCTGCAGCCGTACGGGGCGGACGACGCGCTGGCCCGGATCGATGCCGTATCGGCATAG
- a CDS encoding beta-N-acetylglucosaminidase domain-containing protein produces MAGATALAAAVIGGLLAGTVPAHAAPADPVVGTPDLPGQNDGRTTSAGQLPAVWPRPQSMRAGGTAVRLGDEAAIVAAPDADPYALEALRALLRDAGVRTVHDVAPGQQPPGDGPVFRLGGADAETALKALRAPARGDLPSGGYRLAVGEAAGRDTVALDGVGPDGLFHAVQTLRQLIVDRSSGGREKGDGGKELAPAVVRDWPGTAVRGMTEGFFGQPWTPQQRLDQLDFMGRTKQNRYLYAPGDDPYRQFRWREPYPAAQRDDFRALAERARANHVTLAWAVSPGQAMCMSSEDDIKALRRKVDAMWALGVRAFQLQFQDVSYSEWHCDADADTFGSGPEAAAKAHAKVADALAEHLAEKYPGAAPLSLMPTEYYQDGSTAYRDALAAALSDRVEVAWTGVGVVPRTITGAELSKARQAFGHPMVTMDNYPVNDYAQDRIFLGPYTGREPAVATGSTALLANAMAQPTASRVALFTAADFAWNPRGYRPGASWQAAVDDLAGGDAASRAALHALAGNDASSVLGTDESAYLRPLIETFWKTRAAATNSGDRDDDERYTQAAARLRAAFHTMSGAPERLAPALADEVRPWARQLARYGSAGERAVDMLVAQARGDGAAAWSAQRAVQDLRKKIKKSPATVGKGVLGPFLDRAMTESDAWTGAASETGARSDTTPQPQEGADPTSLSVPFGRPRPLTAVTALTEPSPTSAAVSVEAHVPGEGWRRLGGLSDTGWTQTEARGLKADAIRLAWKDGTAPPSVHSFTPWFADTPAAGLELSRDTLDADTGGTASVDALIFSRRPADVEGKLTAKAPKGFTVRAPEHVTAPRGGTATVRIQITVPKDARSGTYEIPVTYGDQKQTLTLRTYPPTAGPDLARGATATSSGDEAPEFPATAATDGDPKTRWSSPAQDDAWLQLELPRPVRLGRLVLTWQEAHAAAYRVQVSADGVTWRTAATVRDGKGGRETVRMDAEDTRYVRIQGDKRATRFGYSLWSVEAYAVKGTDQRKPEPPRPPGNSRPGTPARPGSTGDASGGAPSADGQWPGGGR; encoded by the coding sequence GTGGCCGGGGCCACCGCCCTGGCCGCCGCGGTGATCGGCGGGCTGCTCGCCGGCACCGTCCCCGCCCACGCGGCGCCCGCCGACCCGGTCGTCGGCACGCCGGACCTGCCCGGACAGAACGACGGCCGGACCACGTCCGCCGGGCAGTTGCCCGCCGTGTGGCCGCGGCCGCAGTCGATGCGCGCGGGCGGCACCGCCGTACGGCTGGGCGACGAGGCCGCCATCGTCGCCGCGCCGGACGCCGACCCGTACGCCCTGGAGGCGCTGCGCGCCCTGCTGCGCGACGCCGGGGTCCGTACGGTCCACGATGTCGCCCCGGGGCAGCAGCCGCCGGGCGACGGCCCGGTCTTCCGCCTCGGCGGCGCGGACGCGGAGACCGCGCTGAAGGCTCTGCGCGCGCCCGCCCGCGGCGACCTGCCGTCCGGCGGCTACCGCCTCGCGGTCGGTGAGGCCGCGGGCCGGGACACCGTCGCGCTGGACGGCGTCGGCCCGGACGGCCTCTTCCACGCCGTACAGACCCTGCGGCAGCTCATCGTGGACCGCTCGTCCGGGGGCCGCGAAAAGGGGGACGGCGGCAAGGAGCTGGCCCCCGCGGTCGTCCGCGACTGGCCGGGCACCGCCGTCCGCGGCATGACCGAGGGCTTCTTCGGCCAGCCCTGGACCCCGCAGCAGCGCCTGGACCAGCTCGACTTCATGGGCCGTACGAAGCAGAACCGCTACCTCTACGCGCCCGGCGACGACCCGTACCGCCAGTTCCGCTGGCGTGAGCCCTACCCCGCGGCGCAGCGCGACGACTTCCGGGCGCTGGCCGAGCGGGCCCGCGCCAACCACGTCACGCTGGCCTGGGCCGTCTCCCCCGGCCAGGCCATGTGCATGTCCTCCGAGGACGACATCAAGGCGCTGCGCCGCAAGGTGGACGCGATGTGGGCGCTGGGCGTGCGCGCCTTCCAGCTCCAGTTCCAGGACGTCAGCTACAGCGAGTGGCACTGCGACGCGGACGCCGACACGTTCGGCTCCGGCCCGGAGGCCGCCGCCAAGGCGCACGCGAAGGTGGCGGACGCGCTCGCCGAACACCTCGCCGAGAAGTACCCCGGCGCGGCGCCGCTCTCCCTCATGCCGACCGAGTACTACCAGGACGGCTCGACCGCCTACCGGGACGCGCTCGCCGCCGCGCTCTCCGACCGGGTCGAGGTCGCGTGGACCGGCGTCGGCGTCGTCCCGCGCACCATCACGGGCGCCGAACTGAGCAAGGCCCGCCAGGCGTTCGGTCATCCGATGGTCACGATGGACAACTATCCGGTCAACGACTATGCGCAGGACCGTATTTTCCTCGGCCCCTACACGGGCCGCGAACCCGCCGTCGCCACCGGCTCCACCGCCCTGCTGGCCAACGCCATGGCGCAGCCCACCGCGTCCCGCGTCGCGCTGTTCACCGCCGCCGACTTCGCCTGGAACCCGCGCGGCTACCGGCCCGGCGCGTCCTGGCAGGCCGCCGTCGACGACCTGGCGGGCGGCGACGCCGCCTCCCGCGCCGCGCTGCACGCGCTGGCCGGCAACGACGCCTCCTCGGTCCTCGGCACCGACGAGTCCGCGTATCTCAGGCCGCTGATCGAGACGTTCTGGAAGACCCGCGCCGCCGCCACCAACAGCGGCGACCGGGACGACGACGAGCGCTACACCCAGGCCGCCGCCCGGCTGCGGGCCGCCTTCCACACGATGAGCGGCGCCCCGGAGCGGCTCGCTCCCGCCCTGGCCGACGAAGTACGTCCCTGGGCCCGCCAATTGGCCCGCTACGGCTCGGCGGGCGAGCGTGCCGTGGACATGCTGGTGGCGCAGGCCCGTGGGGACGGCGCCGCCGCGTGGTCCGCGCAGCGCGCCGTGCAGGACCTGCGCAAGAAGATCAAGAAGAGTCCGGCGACGGTCGGAAAGGGCGTTCTCGGGCCCTTCCTCGACCGTGCGATGACCGAGTCCGACGCCTGGACCGGTGCCGCCTCCGAGACCGGCGCCCGCTCCGACACCACGCCACAGCCCCAGGAGGGCGCCGACCCGACCTCCCTGTCCGTCCCGTTCGGCCGCCCCCGCCCGCTGACCGCGGTCACCGCGCTCACCGAACCGAGCCCGACCTCGGCCGCCGTCTCCGTGGAGGCGCACGTACCCGGCGAGGGCTGGCGCCGCCTCGGCGGCCTGTCCGACACCGGCTGGACGCAGACCGAGGCGCGCGGACTGAAGGCCGACGCGATCCGGCTGGCCTGGAAGGACGGCACCGCCCCGCCGTCCGTCCACTCCTTCACCCCGTGGTTCGCCGACACCCCGGCGGCGGGCCTGGAACTGTCCCGGGACACCCTCGACGCCGACACCGGCGGCACCGCCTCCGTGGACGCCCTGATCTTCTCCCGGCGCCCCGCCGACGTGGAGGGCAAGCTCACCGCCAAGGCACCCAAGGGCTTCACCGTACGGGCGCCGGAGCACGTCACCGCCCCGCGCGGCGGCACGGCCACCGTCCGTATCCAGATCACGGTCCCCAAGGACGCGCGGTCCGGCACGTACGAGATCCCGGTGACCTACGGCGACCAGAAGCAGACGCTGACCCTGCGCACCTATCCGCCCACCGCGGGGCCCGACCTGGCCCGCGGCGCCACGGCCACCTCCTCCGGCGACGAGGCGCCCGAGTTCCCGGCCACCGCTGCCACCGACGGCGACCCGAAGACCCGCTGGTCCTCCCCCGCCCAGGACGACGCCTGGCTCCAGCTCGAACTGCCGCGCCCCGTCCGCCTCGGCCGCCTCGTCCTCACCTGGCAGGAGGCGCACGCCGCCGCCTACCGCGTGCAGGTCTCCGCGGACGGCGTCACCTGGCGCACGGCGGCCACCGTCCGCGACGGCAAGGGCGGCCGCGAAACCGTCCGCATGGACGCCGAGGACACCCGCTACGTCCGTATCCAGGGCGACAAGCGGGCCACCCGCTTCGGCTACTCGCTGTGGAGCGTGGAGGCGTACGCGGTGAAGGGCACGGACCAGCGGAAGCCGGAGCCGCCCCGGCCACCGGGCAACTCCCGGCCCGGCACGCCCGCCCGGCCCGGGTCCACCGGAGACGCGTCCGGTGGCGCCCCGTCAGCCGACGGGCAGTGGCCGGGCGGCGGACGGTAG
- the malQ gene encoding 4-alpha-glucanotransferase, whose protein sequence is MGRPRLAGLHGVCTSYEPAPGRTVHVGDDTVVAVLAALGVDASTPQAVRAALEAYDHGPARALLPPTVVVRPGRPPDLHRLPEGTALRVETESGEVLDWGPDPGGPADRTRARGPDGYVGRLPLGVHTLRAHTPDGRSARAHLVVAPDRMPAPPGRTHGFMVQLYSLLSGRSWGMGDLGDLADLAAWSGRALGTGFLQINPLHAAVPGAPTDPSPYRPSSRRFPDPVHLRIEDIPEFTRLDGAARGRVDALLVRAEKLREAVLHKNALIDRDAVWELKKEALELLWKVPLSPGRRAAYCDFLAEQGTSLEDHATWCALAERYGPDWRGWPTGLDDPRSARTARMRGCLLDRIDFHSRLAWFTDQQLAAAQRAAVEAGMGIGLVHDLAVGVHPSGSDTWAQQDAFAAGMSVGAPPDAFNSRGQDWGLPPWRPDALAAQGYAPYRDLLRGILRNAGALRIDHVMGLFRLWWVPEGRPPTEGAYVRYDAEAMLSVLALEAHRAGAAVIGEDLGTVEPVVRTELAERGVLGTSVLWFERDYTKEPARPLPPESWRAGCLATVTTHDLPSTAARLTGRHAALRHGLGLLDRPLQEERAAEAVEVGEWLAVLIRLGLLPEGRGDEEAAVKALHRYLLRTPARMVGVWLPDAVGDRRPQNLPGTWDEYPNWRLPISNPEGRPLSLEEIAASPRLHALMSELRAMPQ, encoded by the coding sequence ATGGGCCGACCGCGGCTCGCCGGTCTGCACGGCGTGTGCACGTCCTACGAGCCCGCGCCGGGCCGCACCGTCCACGTCGGTGACGACACCGTCGTCGCCGTCCTCGCCGCCCTCGGGGTCGACGCCTCGACACCGCAGGCCGTACGCGCCGCACTGGAGGCGTACGACCACGGCCCCGCCCGCGCCCTGCTCCCGCCCACCGTCGTGGTGCGCCCCGGGCGCCCCCCTGATCTGCACCGGCTGCCCGAAGGCACCGCCCTGCGGGTCGAGACCGAGTCGGGCGAGGTGCTGGACTGGGGGCCCGATCCCGGAGGCCCTGCGGACCGGACCCGCGCCCGAGGGCCGGACGGTTACGTGGGCCGCCTCCCCCTGGGCGTCCACACCCTGCGGGCCCACACGCCCGACGGGCGGTCCGCCCGCGCGCACCTGGTCGTCGCCCCCGACCGGATGCCCGCACCGCCCGGCCGCACCCACGGCTTCATGGTGCAGCTCTACTCCCTGCTCTCCGGCCGCTCCTGGGGCATGGGGGACCTGGGCGACCTCGCCGACCTGGCCGCCTGGTCCGGGCGCGCGCTCGGCACCGGCTTCCTGCAGATCAACCCGCTGCACGCCGCCGTACCCGGAGCGCCCACCGACCCCTCGCCGTACCGCCCCTCCTCCCGCCGCTTCCCCGACCCCGTCCACCTCCGGATCGAGGACATCCCCGAATTCACCCGCCTCGACGGCGCCGCCCGCGGCCGGGTCGACGCGCTCCTCGTACGCGCCGAGAAGCTGCGCGAAGCGGTGCTCCACAAGAACGCGCTGATCGACCGGGACGCCGTGTGGGAGCTGAAGAAGGAGGCGCTGGAACTGCTCTGGAAGGTGCCGCTGAGCCCCGGACGGCGCGCCGCCTACTGCGACTTCCTCGCCGAGCAGGGCACCAGCCTGGAGGACCACGCCACCTGGTGCGCGCTGGCCGAGCGGTACGGCCCCGACTGGCGCGGCTGGCCCACGGGCCTGGACGACCCGCGCTCCGCCCGTACGGCCCGGATGCGCGGCTGCCTGCTGGACCGCATCGACTTCCACAGCCGGCTCGCGTGGTTCACCGACCAGCAGCTCGCCGCCGCCCAGCGCGCCGCCGTTGAAGCCGGGATGGGCATCGGGCTGGTGCACGACCTGGCCGTCGGCGTCCACCCCTCCGGTTCCGACACCTGGGCCCAGCAGGACGCCTTCGCGGCCGGCATGTCCGTCGGCGCGCCGCCCGACGCCTTCAACTCGCGCGGCCAGGACTGGGGCCTGCCGCCCTGGCGGCCGGACGCGCTGGCCGCGCAGGGCTACGCCCCGTACCGCGACCTGCTGCGCGGCATCCTGCGGAACGCCGGCGCGCTGCGCATCGACCACGTCATGGGCCTGTTCCGGCTGTGGTGGGTGCCCGAAGGGCGGCCGCCGACGGAGGGCGCGTACGTGCGCTACGACGCCGAGGCGATGCTCTCCGTCCTCGCGCTGGAGGCGCACCGCGCGGGGGCCGCGGTCATCGGCGAGGACCTGGGGACGGTCGAGCCGGTGGTGCGTACGGAGCTGGCCGAGCGCGGCGTGCTCGGCACGTCCGTGCTGTGGTTCGAGCGCGACTACACCAAGGAGCCCGCCCGTCCGCTGCCACCGGAGAGCTGGCGGGCCGGCTGCCTGGCCACGGTCACCACGCACGACCTGCCCAGTACGGCGGCGCGGCTGACCGGCCGGCACGCCGCGCTGCGGCACGGCCTGGGCCTGCTGGACCGCCCCCTCCAGGAGGAGCGGGCGGCGGAGGCGGTCGAGGTCGGCGAGTGGCTGGCGGTGCTGATACGGCTGGGGCTGCTGCCCGAGGGGCGGGGCGACGAGGAGGCCGCGGTCAAGGCGCTGCACCGCTATCTGCTGCGCACCCCGGCCCGGATGGTCGGGGTGTGGCTGCCGGACGCGGTGGGCGACCGGCGCCCGCAGAACCTCCCGGGGACATGGGATGAATACCCCAACTGGCGCCTGCCGATCAGCAATCCGGAAGGGCGCCCGCTGTCGCTGGAGGAGATCGCCGCGTCGCCCCGGCTGCATGCGCTGATGAGCGAACTGCGCGCGATGCCGCAGTAG